The proteins below come from a single Mytilus edulis chromosome 5, xbMytEdul2.2, whole genome shotgun sequence genomic window:
- the LOC139522419 gene encoding uncharacterized protein has protein sequence MTTDVQIGPNQTHELQAAVRTSRVRSLRILGGLQIVLGVVCGIFGIVGAILSHTDLYSGCKSYSFYSNYGSHFSGFESTRCGHSNTILILNLVGIALSGWFVLTGCLPICMAEHRRSSLRCLTIAFLVCNIMSAVVFSSTVFGLAVIGALTVAFSTNTGSVIVVSSLLAVFSFIEFIISIVAASHCCCCSQLNTGNQQEVIFINTSQSGMTNNMPNTQIPAGNQQGYHQMWMPQMQGYYCQQSAQAVHSHGNQMSIQAFNGQQQQSFDIINQQQNINAQQFGHPTASAVDKNQQFPITYNSIRSEM, from the exons ATGACCACTGATGTTCAAATAGGTCCAAATCAAACACATGAACTACAAGCAGCTGTACGTACATCAAGAGTAAGATCACTTCGAATACTGGGTGGACTACAGATTGTTCTGGGTGTTGTGTGTGGAATCTTTGGAATTGTCGGAGCTATTCTAAGCCACACTGACTTGTACAGTGGTTGCAAATCCTATAGCTTCTACAGCAATTACGGTAGTCATTTCTCCGGATTTGAATCTACTCGTTGTGGCCATTCCAACACTATCCTTATATTGAATCTAGTTGGCATAGCATTATCAGGTTGG tttgtaCTAACAGGATGTTTACCCATATGCATGGCAGAACATCGTCGATCAAGCTTGAGATGCTTA ACCATAGCGTTTCTGGTTTGTAATATTATGTCAGCTGTAGTGTTTTCATCCACCGTGTTTGGTTTAGCAGTTATCGGAGCTCTTACT gtTGCTTTTTCTACAAACACCGGAAGTGTTATTGTGGTGTCTTCTCTTCTAGCTGTTTTTTCTTTTATCGAATTCATCATATCAATTGTTGCTGCATCACACTGTTGCTGTTGTTCACAGCTCAATACGGGAAAT CAACAAGAAGTCATATTTATCAACACATCACAATCTGGAATGACAAATAACATGCCAAACACTCAAATACCTGCAGGGAACCAGCAAGGATACCATCAAATGTGGATGCCACAAATGCAAGGGTACTATTGTCAACAGTCGGCACAAGCAGTTCATTCACATGGAAATCAGATGTCAATACAAGCATTCAACGGTCAGCAACAACAATCATTTGATATTATCAACCAGCAACAGAACATAAACGCACAACAGTTCGGACACCCAACTGCATCTGCTGTTGATAAAAATCAACAATTTCCTATTACCTACAATTCAATAAGAAGTGAAATGTAA